The proteins below come from a single Mesobacillus jeotgali genomic window:
- a CDS encoding FAD-binding protein: MLDVLVIGGGISGGSAAIYTSQGGLKTAVIDSGKSQIKQVSKLFNYPGIKEITGSELLDNIKDQAIDGGAEWLEGSVETVTRNDHGYSVKLTDGNERAAKYLIIATNLQTSLLESLGFELAVNEKVPSGKIKKVLGIEHDGTTRLPNLYITSLLAGLSSQSVIAAGHGASIGISIVSKETGKSYMWHDK, translated from the coding sequence ATGCTGGATGTACTAGTGATTGGAGGCGGGATTTCAGGTGGATCAGCTGCAATTTATACTTCCCAGGGCGGATTGAAAACTGCAGTCATCGATTCAGGAAAATCCCAAATCAAACAAGTTTCAAAGCTTTTTAATTATCCGGGAATCAAAGAAATTACCGGTTCAGAACTTTTGGATAACATTAAAGACCAGGCTATTGATGGGGGCGCTGAATGGCTTGAGGGTTCGGTTGAAACAGTTACACGGAACGATCACGGCTATTCAGTTAAATTGACTGATGGCAATGAAAGAGCTGCGAAGTACCTGATTATTGCCACGAACCTTCAAACTTCATTGCTTGAAAGCCTAGGATTTGAGTTGGCAGTAAATGAGAAGGTACCTAGCGGGAAAATAAAAAAAGTATTGGGGATTGAGCACGATGGAACCACAAGACTCCCAAATCTATATATCACCAGCTTGTTAGCGGGTCTTTCAAGTCAATCCGTGATAGCTGCGGGACATGGCGCTTCGATCGGAATATCGATTGTGTCAAAAGAAACTGGCAAGTCCTATATGTGGCATGACAAGTAA
- a CDS encoding DUF6501 family protein — translation MIHTSWNERETIKTLKCVHTDAKKYIVNNKLTSGKVYEVKNETDEFYFIIDNSGKVGGYYKEYFEEVK, via the coding sequence ATGATCCACACGAGCTGGAACGAACGCGAAACAATTAAGACGCTAAAGTGCGTTCACACAGATGCAAAAAAGTATATCGTAAATAACAAGCTGACATCTGGAAAGGTTTATGAAGTTAAAAACGAGACTGATGAATTTTACTTCATTATTGATAATTCCGGCAAGGTTGGCGGTTATTACAAAGAATATTTTGAAGAGGTAAAATAA
- the ltrA gene encoding group II intron reverse transcriptase/maturase, with translation METNDSLIQRIISPENLNLAFLKVKRNKGAAGVDAKDIEATRLHLKEQGQEIIRLIQDGKYKPQPVRRVEIPKPDGGKRKLGIPTVTDRVFQQAMVQVLTPIFDRQFSHYSYGFRPNKSAHQAIEQARSFIDDGYQFVVDIDLEKFFDKVNHDKLMSLISKTIEDKPTLKLIRRYLQAGIMENGLVTVNKEGTPQGGPLSPLLSNIMLNELDKEIEKRGHKFVRYADDCNIYVKSLKAGERVKQGITDFIERKLKLKVNEEKSAVGKPSARIFLGMSFYSSSNKTRIYVPKKSKKRLEEKLKRLTNRNWGIAMEYRILKINQLIQGWGNYFKVADIKRYAEKIDGHIRRRLRACRWKEWKKTRTKFRNLIRLGIKRYKAWQYANSRKGYWRNSKSPALDQAMNNKYWLQQGLKQLTNIIT, from the coding sequence ATGGAAACTAATGATAGTTTAATTCAAAGAATTATAAGTCCAGAAAACCTAAACCTAGCCTTTCTGAAGGTAAAAAGAAATAAAGGGGCAGCTGGTGTCGATGCGAAAGATATAGAAGCTACCCGCCTTCATCTTAAAGAGCAAGGACAGGAAATCATCAGGCTTATACAGGACGGAAAATATAAGCCCCAGCCGGTAAGAAGAGTCGAAATTCCCAAACCAGATGGCGGGAAGAGAAAGTTAGGAATCCCAACAGTAACAGACCGTGTTTTCCAACAGGCTATGGTTCAAGTCCTAACCCCTATATTTGATAGACAATTTAGCCATTATAGCTATGGTTTTAGACCGAACAAGAGCGCACATCAAGCTATCGAACAGGCTAGGTCATTCATTGACGACGGATATCAATTTGTGGTGGACATTGACCTGGAGAAATTCTTCGATAAAGTGAATCATGATAAACTCATGTCCCTAATTTCCAAGACAATAGAGGACAAACCCACTTTGAAGTTAATCCGACGGTATTTACAAGCAGGAATTATGGAGAATGGATTAGTTACAGTAAATAAAGAAGGGACCCCTCAAGGAGGTCCGCTAAGCCCTCTCCTTAGTAACATCATGCTAAATGAACTGGATAAGGAAATTGAAAAACGTGGACATAAATTTGTCCGTTATGCCGATGACTGCAACATATACGTTAAGAGTCTAAAAGCTGGAGAACGGGTTAAACAGGGTATCACGGATTTTATCGAGAGAAAGTTAAAACTGAAGGTCAACGAGGAGAAAAGTGCAGTGGGAAAGCCATCGGCACGTATATTCTTAGGGATGAGTTTTTACTCTTCGAGCAACAAAACCCGGATATACGTGCCGAAGAAGTCGAAAAAGAGACTCGAGGAAAAGCTTAAAAGGTTAACAAACCGTAACTGGGGAATTGCCATGGAATACCGAATCCTTAAAATCAACCAACTAATCCAGGGATGGGGAAATTACTTCAAAGTAGCTGATATCAAGAGATATGCAGAAAAGATAGACGGTCATATCAGGAGAAGGCTACGTGCTTGTCGCTGGAAAGAATGGAAGAAAACCAGGACTAAATTCCGGAATCTGATTAGATTAGGAATTAAAAGATATAAAGCCTGGCAATATGCAAACTCCCGAAAGGGATACTGGAGAAATTCAAAGAGTCCTGCCTTGGATCAAGCCATGAATAATAAATACTGGCTTCAGCAAGGGTTGAAACAATTAACAAACATTATTACATAA
- a CDS encoding fluoride efflux transporter FluC, which produces MIGFLLVALGGMAGALSRFGVQKLVPQTVLPVATLTVNLLGSFLLGWIIGQGIQGNLYLFAATGFMGSFTTFSTLNVDVVKLINNKQRRAVAVYLASTYFGGLLSAAAGLFIGRLL; this is translated from the coding sequence ATGATTGGGTTCTTATTGGTAGCTTTAGGCGGAATGGCCGGCGCCCTCTCAAGATTCGGTGTCCAAAAGTTAGTGCCCCAAACCGTTTTGCCAGTTGCTACGCTTACGGTTAACCTTCTTGGATCTTTTTTGCTCGGATGGATTATCGGTCAAGGAATTCAGGGGAATCTATACCTTTTTGCTGCAACAGGCTTTATGGGGTCATTTACAACCTTTTCCACACTGAATGTTGACGTGGTAAAACTAATTAACAACAAACAAAGGAGAGCCGTGGCGGTATATCTTGCAAGTACATATTTCGGCGGTCTCCTCAGTGCAGCGGCTGGATTGTTTATTGGCAGATTATTATAA
- the pflA gene encoding pyruvate formate-lyase-activating protein, with translation MIGNIHSIETFGTVDGPGIRYVIFTQGCLLRCQFCHNADTWEIGTGKQMSVSEIIDDLKAYLPFIEASGGGITVSGGEPLLQIPFITELFKECKKLGVHTTIDSSGGCYSTAPLFQQQLEELLNYTDLILLDLKHINRKKHIKLTGMANDHILDFARFLSDHQVPIWVRHVLVPGVTNEIEDLTKLGEFIGTLENVKKLEVLPYHKLGVYKWEALGLEYPLKDVEPPSDEEVENAYNLLTAHITVN, from the coding sequence ATGATCGGAAACATTCATTCTATTGAAACCTTTGGAACCGTAGACGGACCCGGGATTCGCTATGTCATCTTTACACAGGGGTGCCTGCTGCGGTGCCAATTTTGTCATAATGCAGACACCTGGGAGATTGGCACGGGCAAACAGATGTCTGTTTCCGAAATTATTGATGATTTGAAAGCCTATCTGCCTTTTATTGAAGCTTCTGGCGGCGGCATCACTGTAAGCGGCGGTGAACCGCTTTTACAGATTCCTTTTATTACTGAGCTTTTCAAGGAGTGCAAAAAACTAGGAGTGCATACCACTATCGATTCTTCTGGAGGATGTTATTCAACTGCTCCCCTTTTTCAGCAGCAGCTGGAAGAGCTCTTAAATTACACTGATCTAATTCTATTAGATTTAAAGCATATCAATAGGAAAAAACATATTAAACTGACAGGAATGGCCAATGATCACATCTTGGATTTCGCCCGTTTTTTATCAGACCATCAAGTTCCAATTTGGGTACGCCATGTACTGGTCCCTGGAGTCACAAATGAAATTGAGGACCTAACCAAATTAGGCGAGTTTATTGGCACTCTGGAAAATGTAAAAAAGCTTGAGGTATTGCCGTATCATAAGCTTGGCGTTTATAAATGGGAAGCACTAGGGCTAGAGTATCCACTTAAAGATGTCGAACCTCCATCCGACGAAGAAGTGGAAAATGCCTATAATCTATTAACTGCCCATATAACAGTGAATTAA
- the yidC gene encoding membrane protein insertase YidC yields the protein MKKLFTMMFVLFIPALLTGCQALTSEGSLFQTTFINPFTWLIKLFAGITGDSYGLAIILITLLIRLVLMPLMFKQYKNQQNMKEKMEVLKPEMDEIQKQLKGTKDPAEQRKLQQEMMGLYQKHGVNPLSVGCLPMLVQMPILMGLYYAISSSADIASHSFLWFNLGHPDLWITAAAGVIYYLQFKVSMSNVTEEQKKQKKLMGLLSPVMIVMFSLNAPSALPLYWTVGGMFLIVQTLLARRVYAQKEVPIKVENQV from the coding sequence ATGAAGAAGCTTTTCACCATGATGTTTGTTCTATTTATACCAGCACTATTAACAGGATGCCAGGCGTTGACAAGTGAAGGATCCCTGTTCCAGACAACTTTCATCAACCCATTCACCTGGCTCATCAAGCTGTTCGCCGGCATTACCGGCGATAGCTACGGTCTGGCGATTATTTTGATCACATTGCTCATCAGGCTGGTGTTAATGCCGTTAATGTTTAAACAATATAAAAATCAGCAGAACATGAAAGAGAAGATGGAAGTCCTCAAGCCTGAAATGGATGAGATTCAGAAGCAGCTGAAAGGAACTAAGGATCCAGCTGAGCAAAGGAAATTGCAGCAGGAAATGATGGGGCTCTATCAGAAGCATGGGGTAAATCCCCTGTCTGTTGGATGCCTGCCGATGCTGGTACAAATGCCGATCTTAATGGGCCTTTATTATGCGATTAGCAGCTCGGCCGACATTGCCAGCCACTCCTTCCTCTGGTTCAATCTGGGCCATCCAGATTTATGGATTACGGCAGCTGCAGGAGTGATCTATTACCTGCAGTTTAAGGTTTCAATGTCTAACGTGACGGAGGAACAGAAAAAGCAAAAGAAGCTGATGGGACTGCTGTCACCAGTTATGATCGTCATGTTTTCATTGAATGCTCCATCCGCCCTCCCCCTATACTGGACAGTTGGCGGGATGTTCTTGATTGTACAGACATTACTGGCTAGAAGAGTCTATGCACAAAAAGAAGTTCCAATTAAAGTTGAAAATCAAGTTTAA
- the crcB gene encoding fluoride efflux transporter CrcB: MVYLGVGLGGMLGSLLRYLVSLGTSNLLNNGFPTGTLIANLAGSLFLGWFTARIITRSNLNPVLSATIGTGLTGSFTTFSTFSMETLLMVENGSIGLAIFYVLLSAVGGLLLASAGYKFGGRPHGEAGK; encoded by the coding sequence TTGGTATATCTAGGCGTAGGACTTGGAGGTATGTTAGGAAGCCTACTGCGGTACTTAGTCAGTCTTGGCACAAGCAATTTATTAAATAATGGGTTTCCCACGGGCACATTGATTGCCAATTTAGCAGGCTCCTTGTTCTTAGGATGGTTCACGGCCCGAATTATAACAAGAAGTAATTTAAATCCTGTACTGTCGGCAACAATTGGTACTGGTCTAACAGGATCATTTACGACTTTTTCAACCTTCAGTATGGAAACCCTGTTAATGGTAGAGAACGGCAGTATAGGGCTGGCAATATTCTATGTGCTTCTCAGTGCTGTTGGCGGGTTGCTCCTTGCGAGTGCAGGCTATAAGTTTGGCGGAAGACCTCACGGGGAGGCGGGAAAATGA
- the abc-f gene encoding ribosomal protection-like ABC-F family protein yields the protein MTIMKIRGIQKSFKEKQILQNAEIDIKQDSRIGLVGDNGAGKTTLANIISGSLLPDKGFIDTFNKTLNIGYLKQSTEYSIDELKDIDSLTGSDLFQISSQLGLNKDIDWADPDWSKLSGGEKLKISLASVWASRPDLLILDEPTNHLDLQGVEWLIDELKTFTGAVIIISHDRYFLDRTVKEIIEIEDGSTKLFKGNYTSYRKEKERLYEIQLHHYEIQQKHKQQIEQQMANLKNWSEKAHRDSTKQGSASERRQIGFKEYHRMKAKKMDNQIKSKMKRLNQELEKNEVKAPKEEAKVRFDFQDSRKKGKRIIEASDLSKCFGSRFLFVKSHFYMNHGDRMALLGKNGSGKTTLVKILLGEETASSGEVWVSETTKIGYLSQDVSDLPLHQTALEYTGLTDRESIGRARTIFANIGLPEEKLTVPINNLSLGERTRIKLVMMLLGELDLLILDEPTNHLDLASRESLEKTLLNFQGSLLVVSHDVYFQEKISDKLLLIDDGKISRKEFGMKEYNTRKPSPDPSCKERAELLMVLQNEINAIIGRLSFMTRDEPGYEQLDKDLSGLLRKKRELENL from the coding sequence ATGACAATCATGAAGATAAGAGGTATTCAGAAGAGCTTTAAAGAAAAACAAATATTACAAAATGCGGAAATTGATATAAAACAAGACAGCCGTATTGGACTGGTCGGCGATAACGGCGCCGGTAAGACTACATTGGCGAATATCATATCAGGAAGTCTCTTACCTGATAAAGGGTTCATTGATACTTTTAACAAAACCTTGAACATCGGTTATCTAAAACAATCAACGGAATACTCCATTGATGAACTGAAGGATATTGACTCTCTGACGGGTAGCGATCTATTTCAGATTTCAAGTCAGTTAGGGCTTAACAAGGATATTGATTGGGCTGATCCGGATTGGAGTAAGTTAAGCGGCGGCGAAAAGTTGAAAATTTCACTTGCAAGTGTATGGGCAAGCAGGCCGGATCTTCTCATACTCGATGAGCCCACAAACCACTTGGATTTGCAGGGTGTAGAGTGGCTGATTGACGAATTGAAGACTTTTACAGGCGCTGTGATCATTATTTCCCATGATCGATATTTCCTCGACCGGACCGTGAAAGAAATTATCGAAATCGAGGATGGCTCAACAAAGTTATTCAAAGGTAACTACACCTCATATCGCAAGGAAAAAGAAAGACTGTATGAAATTCAGCTTCATCATTACGAAATACAACAAAAACATAAACAACAAATTGAACAGCAAATGGCTAATCTTAAAAACTGGTCGGAAAAAGCCCATCGTGATTCGACGAAACAAGGTTCTGCCTCTGAAAGAAGACAAATTGGATTCAAGGAATACCATCGTATGAAGGCAAAGAAGATGGATAATCAAATAAAGTCGAAGATGAAACGACTGAATCAGGAGCTTGAAAAGAATGAGGTTAAAGCGCCAAAGGAGGAAGCTAAGGTCCGTTTCGATTTTCAGGATAGCCGGAAGAAAGGAAAACGGATTATAGAAGCCAGCGATCTTTCAAAATGCTTTGGCAGCCGATTTTTATTTGTTAAGAGCCATTTTTATATGAATCACGGAGACAGAATGGCCCTGTTGGGTAAAAACGGCAGCGGAAAAACAACCCTTGTCAAGATTCTGCTTGGCGAAGAAACAGCTTCATCTGGTGAAGTTTGGGTCAGCGAAACAACAAAGATCGGTTATCTCAGCCAGGATGTATCAGACCTCCCTCTCCATCAAACAGCACTGGAATATACAGGACTTACAGACAGAGAATCTATCGGCAGAGCGAGGACGATTTTTGCCAATATTGGACTCCCTGAAGAAAAGCTTACGGTCCCAATTAACAACCTGAGTCTTGGTGAGAGGACGAGGATTAAACTCGTGATGATGCTCTTGGGTGAACTCGATTTATTGATTCTAGACGAACCTACCAATCATCTCGACTTGGCCAGCAGGGAAAGTCTCGAAAAAACTTTATTGAATTTCCAGGGCTCGCTACTGGTGGTATCTCATGATGTTTATTTTCAAGAGAAAATCAGTGATAAATTATTACTGATTGATGATGGAAAAATTAGCAGGAAAGAATTTGGCATGAAGGAATATAACACCCGGAAACCCTCACCTGATCCAAGCTGTAAGGAAAGAGCCGAGCTATTGATGGTTCTCCAAAATGAAATCAACGCCATTATCGGCAGGCTGTCTTTCATGACAAGGGATGAACCTGGTTATGAGCAGCTCGACAAGGACCTTTCTGGGCTATTGAGAAAGAAAAGAGAGTTAGAAAACCTATGA
- a CDS encoding AMP-binding protein: MLPYTVGELLEVQAKKYPEHEAVVYADRDLRMNYKEFNMLCRKAARGLMKLGVKKGEHIAAWSSNTPEWVVSQFATGKMGAVLVTVNTNYRTAELEYLLKQSDSTTIILMEQYKDASYIDMVYEIVPELKTSEPGKLESSTLPFLKNVIVMGDKRFPGTYSWQDILDMADGVTEEELDEQMATLKQSEVINMQYTSGTTGFPKGVMLTHSNIVNNAYNVASAMKLTDQDRLCIPVPFFHCFGCVMGTLACATVGATMVPVQEFSPKAVLETVEKEKCTALHGVPTMFIAELNDPEFEKYDLSSLRTGIMAGSNCPIEVMKAVNEKMGATEITIAYGQTESSPVITQTRTNDPLELRVETVGKALPEVEVKIVKPGTMEEVPRGVQGELCTRGYHVMDGYYKNPDATREAIDAEGWLHTGDLAVMDENGYCRVTGRLKDMIIRGGENIYPREIEEFLYRHPKVLDVQVVGIPDSVYGEEVMAWIILKDGESATAEEIKEYCKGKISRHKIPRYIEFTESYPMTASGKIQKFKLREQAMEAVEELKNV, encoded by the coding sequence CTGCTGCCATACACGGTAGGTGAATTACTGGAGGTTCAAGCTAAGAAGTATCCTGAGCATGAAGCAGTTGTTTATGCGGACCGTGACCTGAGGATGAATTATAAAGAGTTCAACATGTTATGCCGCAAAGCTGCCAGAGGGTTGATGAAGCTGGGAGTGAAAAAAGGAGAGCACATTGCTGCCTGGTCTTCTAATACGCCAGAATGGGTTGTTTCCCAGTTTGCCACAGGAAAGATGGGGGCAGTCCTCGTTACTGTCAACACAAATTATCGGACAGCGGAATTGGAGTATCTATTAAAACAGTCAGATTCCACGACCATCATATTGATGGAACAATACAAAGACGCTTCTTACATTGACATGGTATACGAAATTGTTCCAGAGTTGAAAACGAGTGAGCCAGGCAAGCTCGAAAGCAGCACCCTTCCATTCTTGAAAAATGTGATTGTAATGGGAGATAAGCGTTTCCCGGGGACATACAGCTGGCAGGATATCCTGGATATGGCTGATGGCGTGACAGAGGAAGAATTGGACGAGCAAATGGCAACGCTTAAGCAGAGTGAAGTCATCAACATGCAGTATACTTCAGGTACGACTGGATTTCCAAAGGGAGTTATGTTGACGCACAGCAATATTGTCAATAACGCGTATAATGTTGCATCTGCAATGAAGCTTACGGATCAAGATAGACTGTGTATTCCAGTACCATTTTTCCATTGCTTCGGCTGTGTAATGGGTACCCTTGCTTGTGCCACTGTTGGTGCAACCATGGTTCCTGTCCAGGAATTCAGTCCAAAAGCAGTTCTTGAGACCGTCGAAAAAGAAAAGTGTACGGCCCTTCACGGTGTACCAACCATGTTCATCGCCGAGCTGAATGATCCTGAATTTGAAAAATATGACCTTTCATCCTTGAGAACGGGGATTATGGCTGGATCCAATTGTCCGATTGAAGTGATGAAAGCCGTGAATGAAAAAATGGGAGCTACGGAAATAACAATTGCCTATGGTCAAACAGAATCGTCTCCAGTCATTACGCAGACGAGGACGAATGATCCACTGGAATTGAGAGTGGAAACTGTAGGAAAAGCCCTTCCTGAGGTCGAGGTAAAAATCGTCAAGCCAGGCACGATGGAGGAAGTTCCAAGGGGAGTTCAGGGAGAACTTTGCACACGCGGCTACCATGTTATGGACGGCTATTACAAAAATCCTGACGCAACGAGAGAAGCGATTGACGCAGAAGGCTGGCTCCACACAGGGGATTTGGCTGTCATGGATGAAAATGGCTATTGTCGCGTAACCGGCAGACTAAAGGATATGATCATCAGGGGCGGGGAAAACATCTACCCTCGTGAAATCGAAGAATTCCTTTACAGACATCCAAAAGTCCTTGATGTCCAGGTTGTAGGAATCCCAGATAGTGTGTATGGCGAGGAAGTCATGGCATGGATTATTTTAAAAGATGGAGAATCTGCCACTGCTGAAGAAATCAAAGAATATTGCAAAGGCAAAATCTCGAGACACAAAATTCCTAGATATATAGAATTCACCGAAAGCTATCCTATGACCGCTTCAGGAAAAATTCAAAAGTTCAAGCTAAGAGAACAGGCAATGGAAGCTGTGGAAGAGCTCAAAAATGTATAA
- a CDS encoding GNAT family protein translates to MTITVLDKKTGKIVGSSRFLDISEAHRSLEIGWTWYNPENWRTSVNTETKLLMLQYAFESMRVNRVQFCTDSRNVRSQTAIARLGAQREGVLRKHRIIADGYVRDTVVFSILKEEWPMVKTGLQDKLNRV, encoded by the coding sequence ATTACCATTACCGTCCTTGATAAGAAAACCGGTAAAATAGTTGGCAGTTCAAGATTTCTTGATATTTCAGAAGCACATCGATCACTTGAGATAGGCTGGACCTGGTACAATCCTGAAAACTGGAGAACCAGTGTTAACACAGAAACGAAATTGCTCATGCTCCAATATGCTTTTGAAAGTATGAGGGTAAACAGGGTGCAATTTTGTACAGATTCCAGGAATGTACGCTCGCAAACGGCGATCGCCCGTCTCGGTGCCCAAAGAGAAGGGGTGCTGCGGAAACATCGAATAATCGCCGACGGCTATGTAAGAGATACAGTCGTCTTTAGCATTCTTAAAGAAGAATGGCCTATGGTTAAAACAGGTTTACAGGATAAGTTGAATCGAGTATAG
- a CDS encoding cytochrome c biogenesis CcdA family protein, which produces MYQLFTEISNFLSGPFFTLVNQTEQIPLLASFLLGLVGALAPCQLTGNLGAITYYGNRSLQAKSQWIEIAFFILGKILVFTLLGLAVWLVGQSFQQILPGFFSWFRKLMGPLFILIGLSLIGLFAFNWINRFTSVLPQWTGSGKTGSFLMGVSFSIAFCPSMFSLYFFTLMPIVLNTSYGAVLPSIFAIGTSIPLIIFAVVISYIGLNGALLKKGRKLGSVVQKMAGAILIIVGIFDTVTYWGL; this is translated from the coding sequence ATGTATCAACTGTTTACAGAGATCAGCAATTTTTTGAGCGGACCATTTTTCACCCTTGTGAACCAGACTGAACAAATCCCCTTATTGGCCAGCTTCCTCTTAGGACTTGTCGGGGCTCTTGCTCCATGCCAGCTGACAGGAAATCTCGGCGCCATCACCTATTATGGCAACAGGAGTCTGCAGGCAAAAAGCCAGTGGATTGAAATTGCCTTTTTCATACTGGGGAAAATATTAGTCTTTACATTGCTGGGCCTTGCAGTCTGGCTGGTCGGACAAAGCTTCCAGCAAATCTTGCCGGGCTTCTTTTCCTGGTTCCGTAAACTGATGGGCCCCCTATTCATCCTGATCGGTCTGTCACTTATCGGGCTCTTCGCATTTAATTGGATCAATCGTTTCACGTCAGTTTTACCACAATGGACTGGCAGCGGAAAAACAGGATCTTTTTTAATGGGGGTAAGCTTTTCAATCGCATTCTGTCCATCGATGTTTTCTCTGTACTTCTTCACACTTATGCCGATTGTGCTGAATACGTCGTACGGAGCAGTCCTTCCGTCTATTTTTGCCATTGGAACTTCCATCCCGCTGATTATCTTTGCGGTTGTCATTTCATACATTGGGCTGAATGGGGCATTGTTGAAAAAAGGTCGCAAGTTGGGGTCAGTTGTACAGAAAATGGCAGGAGCCATTTTAATTATCGTTGGAATTTTTGATACTGTCACATACTGGGGGTTGTAA
- a CDS encoding GNAT family N-acetyltransferase, protein MLISEKGFNIKGLKYKIRSAVESDAEALSNLRLQIDGETENLDREPGEAFIDPKGFKSIIKADTESPRNIFLVAESNGRLIGFSRCAGNDLKRFRHKVEFGVGVLKEFWGYGIGKNLLQESISWADENKIKKITLHVMESNESARRLYEKLGFEVEGVLKDDKLLSDGNFYNMVVMGRLNNGMEG, encoded by the coding sequence ATGCTCATAAGTGAAAAGGGTTTTAATATTAAGGGTTTGAAATATAAAATTCGATCGGCAGTAGAGTCAGATGCGGAGGCTTTGTCTAATTTAAGGCTGCAAATTGACGGAGAAACTGAAAATCTGGACCGGGAACCAGGCGAGGCATTTATTGACCCGAAAGGATTTAAGTCAATAATAAAAGCAGATACGGAGAGTCCTAGAAACATATTTCTGGTCGCAGAATCGAATGGAAGGCTTATCGGGTTTTCAAGGTGTGCAGGAAATGACTTGAAGAGGTTCAGGCATAAAGTAGAATTCGGGGTGGGCGTATTAAAAGAGTTTTGGGGCTATGGTATCGGCAAAAATTTATTGCAAGAATCGATATCCTGGGCAGATGAAAACAAAATAAAGAAAATCACTCTGCATGTGATGGAATCTAATGAAAGTGCCAGAAGGCTCTATGAAAAGCTTGGATTTGAAGTCGAAGGTGTATTGAAGGATGATAAACTGCTGTCTGATGGCAATTTTTATAATATGGTTGTGATGGGGCGTTTAAATAACGGAATGGAGGGATGA
- a CDS encoding SOS response-associated peptidase, which translates to MCGRFSLFEDLGSLKEQFQFDFSDDLDARYNIAPGQDILTVIDNGEGRIGANMRWGLIPFWADDEKIGYRMINARAETVDEKASFKNALKQRRCLILTDGFYEWKKDGKQKQPYRFGMKNKKPFALAGLWEHWNKGGKNITSCTIITTSPNEVTGKIHDRMPVILPEDKLDMWLDRSIDQTEKLKKLLVPYDGDFMESYPVTTAINSAKNEGKELIAPINSL; encoded by the coding sequence ATGTGCGGACGGTTTTCATTGTTTGAGGATCTAGGTTCCTTGAAGGAACAATTTCAGTTCGATTTTTCGGATGACCTGGACGCCAGGTACAATATCGCACCCGGGCAGGATATCTTGACAGTAATTGATAATGGAGAAGGCAGGATAGGGGCCAATATGAGGTGGGGTTTAATTCCCTTTTGGGCGGATGATGAAAAAATTGGCTATAGAATGATTAATGCACGCGCAGAGACGGTAGATGAAAAAGCGAGCTTTAAGAATGCTCTCAAACAAAGGCGCTGCCTGATTCTTACTGATGGTTTTTATGAATGGAAAAAAGACGGCAAGCAAAAACAGCCATACCGTTTTGGTATGAAAAATAAAAAACCATTCGCGTTAGCAGGGCTTTGGGAACACTGGAATAAGGGTGGGAAGAATATTACTTCCTGCACGATTATCACCACAAGTCCAAATGAAGTGACCGGGAAAATTCATGACAGAATGCCTGTGATTCTACCGGAGGATAAGCTTGATATGTGGCTTGACCGTTCTATAGACCAAACTGAAAAACTAAAAAAACTGCTTGTTCCGTATGATGGCGACTTTATGGAATCATACCCGGTCACAACTGCAATAAATTCGGCCAAAAATGAAGGAAAAGAACTAATTGCTCCGATTAACAGTCTATAG